A single Pygocentrus nattereri isolate fPygNat1 chromosome 28, fPygNat1.pri, whole genome shotgun sequence DNA region contains:
- the si:dkey-183p4.10 gene encoding uncharacterized protein si:dkey-183p4.10 encodes MEQNIADLLKDAFSEVDIDFEHIQLEEGGEIDLKDASKLWPTSDQGSVETFSSVNKQEENEDSTDSSEESASSNQHPVETGCALCSSQEIDSDQFAEKTSTKVKEVDQASEECTVEDESNQSDEEIDVSMHEIMVNVSILEETEDLSQGEELSLESVEDQRTSSEEYQQLMEQMSSGLVPNEMPEERASGSDDEGPEICSAREQTSSQCDSNGNMEETLIAIKENMSAGYRVGDDLREFTEEDQEQVEESLADYPSDLSQSETEECAESAGDQISTLLDSSLSLSNDQLNKTKDLSHAEEDNLREEDKPMDFTSTDSDSEIKEPEVQTISEAADMDTSIQSENADEHDVEESLTNDSSREEDTRNQGMGDERDARNGNNQDQPDYDSDISSDHSTSQEEITEGFVRDEEDWKCDIQQNNFMEDLDRADLDIDLGIDTEDRDGSNPEMDSDFTNTSPFSYKWHCGEEPNEESNESYPTLQSVHLDPAVKEQDTPLAEILTSARDTNTLISEVFWSSELLMSESKLLDEYDWDLTGEQQLEMNVGEEENQEDTEEVLEALDNDDDGEEKARDWEQEKTRIEAFYRYYNQDEQEDKADRNHKVTFCLDHESSEYEEESESSEEELDKDPDIPPTTIKPEYHSESDDELQEKHFIPEKPKLQPKEQQPVSPTWNASPPRNKCLALLKSVLALGLATAIGMVTFWWATDNLEWIH; translated from the exons ATGGAACAAAACATTGCCGATTTGCTGAAAGATGCATTTTCAG AAGTTGATATAGACTTTGAACATATACAGCTCGAAGAGGGTGGGGAGATTGATCTGAAAGATGCCAGCAAGCTCTGGCCAACATCTGACCAAGGCTCAGTCGAGACCTTCTCTAGTGTTAACAAACAAGAAGAGAATGAAGACAGTACTGATAGCAGTGAGGAGAGCGCATCAAGTAATCAACACCCTGTAGAGACAGGATGTGCACTTTGTTCATCTCAAGAAATAGACTCTGATCAGTTTGCAGAAAAGACATCAACGAAAGTGAAAGAAGTTGACCAGGCAAGTGAGGAGTGCACTGTAGAGGACGAAAGCAATCAAAGTGATGAAGAAATAGATGTTTCTATGCATGAAATAATGGTTAATGTCAGTATCTTGGAGGAAACAGAGGATCTTAGTCAGGGCGAAGAACTTTCTTTGGAATCTGTTGAGGATCAAAGAACATCCAGTGAAGAATATCAGCAACTAATGGAACAAATGTCATCAGGTCTTGTGCCCAATGAGATGCCAGAAGAAAGGGCATCAGGGTCAGATGATGAAGGGCCAGAGATCTGCAGCGCAAGAGAACAAACTTCTTCTCAGTGTGACTCCAATGGCAATATGGAGGAGACTTTAATTGCCATTAAGGAAAATATGTCTGCAGGGTACCGTGTTGGAGATGACCTGAGAGAGTTTACAGAAGAGGACCAGGAACAGGTTGAGGAAAGCCTTGCTGATTACCCCTCAGACTTATCTCAAAGTGAAACTGAAGAGTGTGCAGAAAGTGCTGGGGACCAGATATCCACACTCTTGGACAGCAGTTTGAGTTTGAGCAATGATCAGTTAAACAAGACGAAAGATTTATCCCATGCAGAAGAAGACAACTTGCGAGAGGAAGACAAGCCAATGGATTTTACCTCCACTGACAGTGATAGCGAGATTAAGGAACCAGAAGTTCAGACAATATCAGAAGCAGCAGACATGGATACATCCATCCAGAGTGAGAATGCTGATGAGCATGATGTTGAAGAATCTCTAACAAATGATAGCAGTAGAGAGGAAGACACCAGGAATCAAGGAATGGGAGATGAAAGAGATGCAAGGAATGGAAATAATCAAGATCAACCAGACTATGATAGTGACATAAGTAGTGACCACAGCACAAGTCAAGAGGAGATTACTGAGGGCTTTGTGAGGGATGAGGAAGACTGGAAATGTGACATACAGCAGAATAACTTTATGGAGGACTTGGACAGAGCTGATCTTGACATTGATTTAGGGATAGATACAGAAGATAGAGATGGTAGCAACCCCGAGATGGATAGCGACTTCACAAACACAAGCCCTTTCTCATATAAGTGGCACTGTGGTGAAGAACCCAATGAAGAGTCCAATGAGTCATACCCAACATTACAATCAGTCCACCTGGATCCAGCCGTCAAAGAACAAGATACACCCCTAGCAGAGATTTTAACTAGTGCGAGAGATACCAACACCTTAATCTCTGAGGTGTTTTGGTCCTCAGAACTATTAATGAGTGAAAGTAAGCTCCTAGATGAGTATGACTGGGACTTGACTGGAGAACAGCAACTTGAGATGAATGTCGGTGAAGAAGAAAACCAAGAGGACACAGAAGAAGTCCTGGAGGCGTtagacaatgatgatgatggggaAGAGAAAGCACGGGACTGGGAGCAGGAGAAAACAAGAATTGAGGCATTTTATAGATACTATAATCAGGATGAGCAAGAGGACAAAGCAG ACAGGAATCATAAGGTTACCTTTTGTTTGGATCATGAATCGTCTGAATATGAAGAAGAGTCTGAGAG CAGTGAAGAGGAACTGGACAAGGACCCTGACATACCTCCAACTACAATAAAGCCTGAG TACCACAGTGAGTCAGATGATGAACTGCAGGAGAAGCATTTCATCCCTGAGAAGCCAAAGCTTCAACCAAAAGAGCAGCAACCTGTGAGCCCTACATGGAATGCAAGTCCTCCAAGGAACAAG TGTCTTGCTCTGCTGAAGTCAGTTTTAGCACTGGGCCTGGCGACCGCGATAGGCATGGTGACATTCTGGTGGGCTACAGACAATCTGGAGTGGATACACTGA
- the LOC108442252 gene encoding TRAF3-interacting JNK-activating modulator translates to MATLDGYHFQPIDYDQKLEQRAVKHRKLGDRNNVTTCRSPTRDLDTRWIKNELHRKRQEEFCKRRPAGCGFSALLSTRARRIYLREEDYVTQTSTSFRRHLMAGQSISSIKQTASENDENVPGRKQEGVAGVLDSLRQKGKAKKERVLLRDITQLTNTQRTLYTASAQTESGIATVKEADVHQLADYLEEALYREEALKKKLATLQRSASTLLRSTELLWKTRCDEDVLKSKIKALEAQLQLCMKRVPQDEVKKVVLQMEKEKEEYEQKAFEAIQRATEESAEAQSKMQNMQEALQAAQAESARWQKLCEELRQSSSLLRKSQDQCTDQLLQLQNQLERSREQEESLREQCEILQQDGVELRSNISLLEQDNQSLREQVEELAEHSHGSWNNITDVHKQGQVLDQLFRTDNSLAEQLRQAEMRLSLKEKECMELKAELEALEQECYSYQSRLTQCREELNTLSARKNSSRTKRCCCGSFICLTLFFLLMLVAVMAAVWIYHPPIRDQLWDFYSVVEEKVEDYLMQAASAQHAVCLRPI, encoded by the exons ATGGCCACGCTTGATGGCTACCACTTTCAGCCTATTGACTACGACCAAAAGCTGGAACAGCGTGCTGTGAAGCACAGGAAGCTTGGGGATCGAAACAATGTGACAACCTGCAGAAGTCCAACCAGAGACCTGGATACGAGATGGATTAAGAATGAACTACACCGCAAAAGGCAGGAGGAGTTTTGTAAGAGGAGGCCTGCCGGCTGTGGCTTTAGTGCACTGTTATCTACGAGGGCAAGGCGCATTTATTTACGAGAGGAAGACTATGTGACGCAGACATCAACGTCATTCAGACGGCATTTGATGGCAGGTCAAAGTATCAGCTCAATTAAGCAG ACTGCTTCAGAGAATGATGAGAATGTACCAGGACGGAAACAAGAGGGTGTTGCAGGTGTCCTTGATTCACTCCGGCAGAAAGGGAAAGCAAAGAAAGAGCGAG TTCTTCTCAGAGATATTACTCAGCTCACCAACACCCAAAGGACACTATACACTGCGAGTGCTCAGACAGA GTCGGGCATCGCCACTGTAAAAGAAGCG GATGTTCATCAGTTGGCAGACTACTTggag GAGGCTTTGTACAGAGAGGAGGCTCTGAAAAAGAAGCTAGCCACCCTTCAGAGGAGTGCCTCAACATTACTGCGCTCCACCGAACTGCTGTGGAAG ACTCGCTGTGATGAAGATGTGCTGAAGAGCAAGATCAAGGCACTGGAGGCTCAGCTGCAGCTCTGCATGAAG AGGGTTCCCCAGGATGAAGTGAAGAAGGTGGTACTGCagatggagaaggagaaggaggagtaTGAGCAGAAGGCCTTTGAGGCCATTCAGAGAGCTacagaggagagtgcagaggcCCAGAGCAAGATGCAGAACATGCAA GAGGCACTCCAGGCGGCCCAGGCTGAATCAGCACGTTGGCAGAAGCTGTGTGAGGAGCTGAGGCAAAGCTCCAGCCTGCTGAGGAAGAGTCAGGACCAGTGTACTGACCAGCTTCTTCAGCTACAGAACCAGCTGGAG cGTTCCAGAGAGCAGGAGGAGTCACTGAGGGAGCAGTGTGAGATCCTGCAGCAGGATGGGGTGGAGCTACGATCCAATATTTCTCTTCTAGAGCAGGACAACCAGAGCCTGAGAGAACAGGTTGAAGAACTTGCAG AGCACAGTCATGGATCATGGAATAATATCACAGATGTGCACAAGCAGGGACAAGTGTTGGACCAGCTTTTCAGGACAGATAACAGCTTAGCTGAACAGCTTCGTCAGGCCGAAATGAGACTCAGCTTGAAGGAGAAAGAG TGCATGGAGCTGAAGGCCGAGCTGGAGGCGCTGGAGCAGGAGTGCTATAGTTACCAGAGTCGTCTGACCCAGTGTCGAGAAGAGCTGAACACACTAAGTGCTCGCAAGAACAGTAGCAGAACCAAG AGATGCTGCTGTGGTTCCTTTATCTGTCTGACTCTGTTCTTCTTGCTGATGCTGGTTGCGGTAATGGCTGCTGTCTGGATCTACCATCCCCCAATCAGAGATCAGCTGTGGGACTTTTACTCTGTCGTAGAGGAGAAAGTGGAGGACTACTTAATGCAAGCAGCCTCTGCACAACATGCAGTCTGCCTTAGACCTATCTGA
- the atp5pb gene encoding ATP synthase F(0) complex subunit B1, mitochondrial — MLSRLVLVSGSALKNSGSFGACVVQASRSLHSSSQSLAPVPPLPEKGGKVRHGIFPEELFTLLYPKTGVTGPYVLGTGLLLYLLSKEIYVINHETFAAASIGAVIIYGIKKFGPNVAAFADKLNEEKVAKAQEVKELAITSLAQAIEDEKKEQWRAEGRQMLFDAKRNNVAMLLEINYRERLHMVTNEVKKRLNYQVELQNMQRRMEQEHMVNWVEQNVIKSITPQQEKESIAKCISDLKALAKATQARATV; from the exons ATGCTGTCGAGACTTGTGCTAGTCTCAG GTTCTGCCCTGAAGAACAGCGGCTCATTTGGAGCCTG tgtggtCCAAGCCTCTCGTTCTCTCCACTCATCCTCCCAGAGCCTGGCACCTGTGCCCCCTCTGCCAGAGAAAGGGGGAAAAGTCCGCCATGGAATCTTCCCAGAGGAGCTTTTCACATTGCTGTACCCAAAGACTGGTGTCACAG GACCTTATGTGCTGGGCACTGGTCTTCTGCTGTATTTGCTCTCTAAGGAGATCTACGTCATCAACCATGAGACTTTCGCTGCTGCCTCCATTGGTGCAGTAATCATTTATGGGATCAAGAAGTTTGGTCCCAACGTGGCAGCTTTTGCTGACAAACTGAATGAG GAAAAAGTGGCAAAGGCCCAGGAAGTGAAAGAACTGGCCATAACCAGCCTGGCCCAAGCCATTGAAGATGAGAAGAAGGAGCAATGGAGAGCAGAGGGGAGACAGATGCTTTTTGATGCTAAGAGG AACAATGTTGCCATGCTGCTGGAGATCAACTACAGGGAACGGCTGCACATGGTCACCAACGAGGTGAAAAAAAGGCTGAACTACCAGGTGGAGCTTCAGAACATGCAGCGCCGTATGGAGCAAGAACACATGGTGAACTGGGTTGAGCAGAATGTCATCAAGAGCATCACGCCACAGCAG gagaaggagagtATTGCCAAGTGCATCTCAGATCTAAAGGCGCTGGCTAAGGCTACCCAGGCCAGGGCCACAGTATAA